From Desulfuromonas sp., the proteins below share one genomic window:
- the purB gene encoding adenylosuccinate lyase codes for MITAISPIDGRYADKVGELTECFSEYALVKNRVKVEVLWLIALCAEQGIPECRALGADEEGRLRAIVADFTPEEAEKVKAIEKVTNHDVKAVEYYLKEKIAGTSLEELSEFLHFACTSEDINNLSHALMLKDGLAALQPLQEQIVDVVKKLAADFRSVPMLARTHGQTASPTTIGKELAVFVARLQKQGAGIAAVEILGKLNGAVGNFNAHLSAYPDVDWVALSKRVIEDELGLVQTLFTTQIEPHDYMAELFDALARWNTILVDLDRDVWTYISMAYFGQKTVAGEVGSSTMPHKVNPIDFENSEGNLGLANAVFGHLAAKLPISRLQRDLTDSTVIRNVGVGFGYSMIAYRSTLKGLGKLKLNEDKLAEDLDGAWEVLAEPIQTVMRKAGIEKPYEKLKELTRGQKIDRETIRDFVEGLELAPEDKERLLALTPGSYVGLAPEIVDLLG; via the coding sequence ATGATTACAGCAATCAGCCCCATCGACGGGCGCTACGCCGACAAGGTCGGGGAACTGACCGAATGCTTTTCCGAATACGCCCTGGTGAAAAACCGGGTCAAGGTCGAGGTCCTCTGGCTCATCGCCCTCTGCGCCGAGCAGGGCATCCCCGAGTGTCGCGCCCTCGGCGCAGACGAGGAGGGGCGGCTGCGCGCCATCGTGGCGGACTTCACCCCCGAAGAGGCGGAGAAGGTCAAGGCGATCGAAAAGGTCACCAACCACGACGTCAAGGCCGTGGAGTACTACCTCAAGGAGAAAATCGCCGGCACGTCGCTGGAAGAGCTTTCCGAGTTCCTCCACTTCGCCTGCACCTCCGAGGACATCAACAACCTCTCTCACGCCCTGATGCTCAAGGACGGCCTCGCCGCCCTGCAGCCCCTGCAGGAGCAAATCGTCGACGTCGTCAAGAAGCTCGCCGCCGACTTCAGGTCGGTGCCGATGCTCGCCCGCACCCACGGCCAGACCGCCTCGCCGACGACCATCGGCAAGGAGCTGGCGGTCTTCGTCGCCCGGCTGCAGAAACAGGGGGCGGGAATCGCCGCCGTGGAGATCCTCGGCAAGCTCAACGGGGCGGTCGGCAACTTCAACGCCCACCTGTCGGCCTACCCCGATGTGGACTGGGTCGCCCTGAGCAAGAGGGTCATCGAGGACGAACTGGGCCTTGTCCAGACCCTCTTCACCACCCAGATCGAACCCCACGACTACATGGCCGAGCTTTTCGACGCCCTGGCCCGCTGGAACACCATCCTGGTCGACCTCGACCGCGACGTCTGGACCTACATCTCCATGGCCTACTTCGGCCAGAAGACGGTCGCCGGCGAGGTCGGAAGCTCGACCATGCCCCACAAGGTCAACCCCATCGACTTCGAGAACTCCGAGGGGAACCTGGGCCTGGCCAACGCCGTCTTCGGCCACCTCGCCGCCAAGCTCCCCATCTCCCGCCTGCAGCGCGACCTGACCGACTCGACGGTGATCCGCAACGTCGGGGTCGGTTTCGGCTACAGCATGATCGCCTACCGCTCAACCCTCAAGGGGCTGGGCAAGCTCAAGCTCAACGAGGACAAGCTCGCCGAGGATCTCGACGGGGCCTGGGAGGTGCTCGCCGAGCCGATCCAGACGGTGATGCGCAAGGCCGGGATCGAGAAGCCCTACGAGAAGCTCAAGGAGCTGACCCGCGGCCAGAAGATCGACCGTGAGACGATACGCGACTTCGTCGAGGGGCTGGAGCTGGCCCCCGAGGACAAAGAGCGGTTGCTGGCCTTGACGCCCGGCAGTTATGTCGGGTTGGCGCCCGAAATTGTCGATCTGCTGGGGTAG
- a CDS encoding FAD-dependent oxidoreductase, producing MASPTIGKGPVVVVAGGGYAGLACLITLHGLLRDAELHLLDPGPDHCKLTCLHKTLQSPLSRYTAPFARLGRKYGFRHHRKALAIDGESLKQWQEAGAIPVPGGELRFDALVIATGARPRKLPSGRNVCGQEDFRRRGGKAVLEEFLERTSPGERHVTVVGGGATGIQFLFELREALRRRRAEGQLRLVDMHGRLLAGMPEAFHRHVEKKMAGCGIEYLPETGYRGQSGETVRLEEVPSGRKYALPSQLTLLFPGVAPHPLLMQANAFGQALCGGEALPDVFAAGDCSVFQGRGLNAQTAQAALRKGRQVAENIARMTDGRPLREYAYRELGYFVSLGSCDGVGWLGLKANVLRGLPAYAVKEALELQYEAWLAGLDTYRLWPSL from the coding sequence ATGGCCTCCCCGACTATCGGCAAGGGCCCGGTCGTGGTCGTCGCCGGCGGGGGGTACGCCGGCCTCGCCTGCCTCATCACCCTGCACGGGCTCCTTCGGGATGCGGAACTCCACCTTCTCGACCCCGGGCCGGACCACTGCAAGCTGACCTGCCTGCACAAGACCCTGCAGTCCCCCCTCTCCCGCTACACCGCCCCCTTCGCCCGCCTCGGCCGCAAGTACGGTTTCAGGCACCACCGCAAGGCCCTCGCCATCGACGGGGAGAGCCTGAAACAGTGGCAGGAGGCCGGGGCGATTCCCGTGCCCGGCGGCGAGCTGCGCTTCGACGCCCTGGTCATCGCCACCGGCGCCCGGCCCCGCAAGCTGCCCTCGGGGCGCAACGTCTGCGGCCAGGAGGATTTTAGAAGGCGGGGCGGGAAGGCCGTTCTGGAGGAATTCCTGGAGCGAACCTCCCCGGGGGAGCGGCACGTCACCGTCGTCGGCGGGGGGGCGACGGGCATCCAGTTCCTCTTCGAGTTGCGGGAGGCGCTGCGCCGGCGCCGGGCCGAGGGCCAACTGCGCCTGGTGGACATGCACGGGCGGCTGCTGGCGGGGATGCCCGAGGCCTTCCACCGTCATGTCGAGAAGAAGATGGCCGGCTGCGGCATCGAGTACCTGCCCGAGACCGGCTACCGGGGGCAGTCCGGCGAGACGGTCCGCCTCGAAGAGGTCCCCTCGGGGCGCAAGTACGCCCTTCCGTCCCAGCTCACCCTCCTCTTTCCCGGGGTGGCGCCCCATCCCCTGCTGATGCAGGCCAACGCATTCGGCCAGGCCCTCTGTGGGGGGGAGGCCCTTCCCGACGTCTTCGCCGCGGGGGATTGCTCTGTTTTCCAGGGACGGGGCCTGAACGCGCAGACCGCCCAGGCCGCCCTGCGCAAGGGGAGGCAGGTCGCCGAGAACATCGCCCGGATGACCGACGGCCGCCCCCTTCGGGAATACGCCTACCGGGAGCTGGGCTACTTCGTCAGCCTCGGCTCCTGCGACGGCGTCGGCTGGCTGGGGCTCAAGGCCAACGTCCTTCGGGGGCTGCCGGCCTACGCCGTCAAGGAGGCCCTGGAACTCCAGTACGAGGCCTGGCTGGCCGGGCTCGACACCTACCGGCTCTGGCCCTCTCTGTGA
- a CDS encoding alpha/beta fold hydrolase translates to MIRLFLFPALGADERMFSLLGELPARVETPRLPVPGKGQGMDAYAEQVAEACGIDSRDWVGGCSFGGMVASAIARQGRAAGLVLIGGALSSEAVVPAARRVGKISLHLPGPLLRPALEGEHTLNRLFGPDRPPLYEQARAMLRDTPVELIVRGGRLALEYFPATDVPCPVLAVHGAEDRAMAPPGVENCLLVPGAGHGLVVTHPEAVNRFLREVLPRPSRGNGRPSARKGG, encoded by the coding sequence ATGATCCGGCTGTTTCTGTTTCCCGCCCTCGGCGCGGACGAGAGGATGTTCTCCCTGCTGGGGGAGTTGCCCGCCCGGGTCGAAACCCCCCGCCTGCCCGTTCCGGGGAAGGGGCAGGGGATGGATGCCTATGCCGAGCAGGTCGCGGAGGCGTGCGGCATCGATTCCCGCGACTGGGTCGGCGGCTGCTCTTTCGGGGGCATGGTGGCCTCGGCCATCGCCCGGCAGGGCCGGGCGGCTGGCCTGGTCCTTATCGGCGGCGCCCTTTCCTCCGAGGCGGTCGTGCCGGCGGCGCGCCGCGTGGGGAAAATCTCCCTTCACCTGCCCGGTCCCCTGCTGCGTCCGGCGCTGGAGGGGGAGCACACCCTGAACCGGCTTTTCGGCCCCGACCGTCCTCCCCTGTACGAGCAGGCCCGGGCCATGCTGCGCGACACCCCAGTCGAGCTCATCGTTCGGGGAGGGCGCCTGGCCCTGGAGTACTTTCCCGCAACGGACGTCCCCTGCCCGGTCTTGGCGGTCCACGGCGCCGAGGACCGGGCCATGGCCCCGCCCGGGGTGGAGAACTGCCTGCTGGTCCCCGGCGCCGGCCACGGCCTGGTGGTCACCCACCCCGAGGCGGTCAACCGGTTTCTGCGGGAGGTCCTGCCCCGGCCGTCCCGGGGGAACGGTCGCCCCAGCGCCCGGAAAGGGGGTTGA
- a CDS encoding DUF3144 domain-containing protein yields the protein MSDEIKDVELFDMADQFIAVANRLVQENGESLGLVSAAFRYAAARFSAHEASHKSKNLVEDKEKALAWFTEQYKDMLSKNLDQHIEHKRNQIK from the coding sequence ATGAGTGATGAAATCAAAGATGTCGAACTGTTTGATATGGCAGATCAGTTTATCGCTGTAGCGAACCGGTTGGTTCAAGAGAACGGTGAAAGTCTGGGGCTTGTCAGTGCTGCTTTTCGGTACGCAGCCGCACGATTCAGCGCACACGAAGCATCCCATAAATCTAAAAACCTAGTTGAAGACAAAGAGAAGGCATTGGCTTGGTTTACCGAACAGTACAAAGATATGTTGTCTAAAAATTTAGATCAGCACATCGAACACAAGCGAAATCAAATTAAATGA